The following DNA comes from Castanea sativa cultivar Marrone di Chiusa Pesio chromosome 10, ASM4071231v1.
CGTCTCAGTCTCACCTTACCCTACaatacaataatataaaaaatcgaGTGTAGTTTACttctagtatttttttaacaggtatgtttttttgtttcaaatatATAACAACAAATGatagtaaaatttaatttccacgtcttatttagttagtgagtaatgtgacagtttctcattaaaaaaaaaaaaaaagattctttaaaaaaaataatagaggcaagtcaaactcaaaaaatcataattaaaattGCAATTTAATTTAATCACATAAAGTGTACGTTTGGTAACacttatttttgtcaacttattttattattcaaattatttttactactattcatgggttccactgcactttttagtactatttatgagtctcattgtactacttcagctaatttttacatttatttacagtactttcaataaaaagttttcagttttaacaaaataagcggatcccaaacagacccaaaatcaaactaatttttatcaaacaacacaataatatataaaccaaatttaacaaaagaatGCCTCATTTGAGAAATGGGACAAAAACTTGCCCTATCCCTACCCAACTGGGGTGCGTTGGAATGAGGTAAAGCAAATTTGTTATCCTAATTAAAATTACATTGTATTGAGTTGAAGTGGCACTTAAAGGACACCTCAACACAATCTATAGACAAAATTATCCAAATAAAAACCAAGTGTTTGGGGTATggacttaaattttaaaatttggagagagaagctcaaaataatttcaaactttaaatgtaaattataatttagtcatttttcataaataacCCGTGGGAGAAGTAGAGATGAGGATTAGTggatacaatatatatattatcatctAGAGGGAAAAATCTCTCATGCACCAAGTGTATGAGATCAGCCTCTCACAGGTAGGTCTCATGTGTTTGGCGCATGAGATACCAGTTGTCTGGCGCATGAGATACCAGCTCTACTCAGAGTCTTAGACCttaatttagtatttaaaaaaataaaaaataaaaaagtatttttattatttattattgggTAAATTTCACTAACTACCCCTAAGGTTTGGGGTATTAGCAAGCACGtccaaaagttttaaaaagtgaCCAATTTGGTCCTTGGTCACTAACACCGTCTGTGCACTGttttattaaacaattttttttcttcatctcaccCTTCATGCCGAGCTCTCCCTTATATTTGTCTTTCTGATCTGGAGCTTTCTCtagaaaccaaaaaccaatcATGGCCGAGCCTTTACAACACTTTCTTTGATCAGCCTAAGTCTAAGCGTCCTCAACCATCAACTCTCCTCACTGAAaatcactctcttctctcttcgaTCTCATCGATCTATACGGAGTAGAGCCTCCATGCTCCTCCACGGTGAACCTCAGCCAACACCACCACAAAGATGGCCTCTCATCTCTCATCtcacttttctctctaaaactcgagaCCAACAAACATATTCTCCCTATCTGATTCTCTTTCCCTCAAAACCCCAAACCCACTCTCTGATCTATAAGCTAGAGGGCCTTAGACAACATGTGGATTTTGGTGTGGATCAGTGTTGAAGTatttcccttctctctctctctcgtggtGTGGGTAAGTGGTGATTCGTGAGTTTTGGTGTGGATCAACATTGAAAGGTTTGAGTTTTCTCTCTCGTGGTGTTTGTGGTGGTGTTGTGGTGTGGGTTAGGGATGGTTAGGTTTCGATTggcggtggtgggttttgtgtgGGGGTGGTTGGTGGTGGACGGTCACAAAGCCATAGGGAggagcaaattttttttcttgctaagGCTTATGAATTTGGGGGTTTTCTTAAGAGGATGTTTTGattgtttgggttttgattttagattaGGATTTTGAGTTGAGAGGCTGATTTTTTGTCACAGTTATTGATTCTTGATTGCATATTTTGTGGTTTGGGTTTAAATTTGATGTGTTTTCCTCATTCAATGAAAGTGAGTTTTGATTGTTGGTTTCATTCAagcatttttttgttgtttgtttactGAGAAAGTTCTTGTTCTTcctatagaaattttttaatcaaagttagagaaacaaaaaaagagagagttagAGAAAGGGATGACAGGTAAGTTAACGGTGTTTGGTTTTTTGGAGAAATCTCCAAATCGGAAAGACAAAAAGAAGGGAGAGCTCAGCATGAAGGgtgagatgaagaaaagaaaagaaaaaaattgtttaataaaaCAGTGCACAGATGGTGTTTGTAATTAAGGACCAAATTTGtcactttttaaaacttttgaataTGCTTGAAGTGTGCATTCCACATCTCTCTATGCCCTACTACATGCTGACAACTTCTATCTATTGGTTGGTTCAGTTTCTCACGTGCGAACCAGCGGCTTAAAAATGTCATCAAAACGGCCAGCAGGCGCGTGGGGAAAAACCTCCACGCGCTAACTTCTGGAGTATCGTCGTACTCAGTAcacctttttctcttttcttaatCGTTTTTTAGTTTGTGGCTAATAATTTCAAAAGCCTGCCGTTTAAACGAAGGCACGAAAGGTACAAGGCGGGAACTCCACTCCAAAATTAGTGGAGAGTGTCAAAACCgcaatttaaattcaaatccaagccctattttcaaactataaaaacaaaaaaaaaagaaaaagaaaagaagattcagaaaaaaaaaaaaaaaaagtgtaaagaaAAAGTCATTTCAATTCCACACTTCCCATTTCCCAAcgtttatttctttcttcactgaaaagaaagaaacgaaaagaaaaaaaaaaaaacagaaaatccaacaaactctctctctcctctctcatcgCTCCGGTCTCCGAAATCTCGGGCAAGAGTTTCGGCATTTAACGATCAGAAATTTCGGCCTTTCGTTTTCTGTAACGGATCGGTCCGAAACGAACCGCCGTTACTCAGAgctccgatctctctctctctctctctctctctctctctctctgacagAGCTCTGTGATTTGCCGAAAGAGATCTCAACCACATTTTCCCACACAATCGTACTATGAACTCTCCAGGTTCGTATTTTCAATCCACATTCCGTCATTACGTCTCGCATTTCTTCAAATCTTCGGGCTTCGTACAGATCCGATAGCCAATttgttggttgttgttgttgttattatttttctgaAATGTAGGTTAGTGGATTTGAATGATCTGTGAGAATTGTCATtgtcaaaaaaacaaaaaaaaagctggtttttttttttttttgtatgttttaaaattatggtCTGTTTGGTGGCTGAGAAAATGGAGATCAAGAAGAAGGAAGCTCAATTTCGTTGTTGtttacttgattttttattttattgaacaCAGAGAATGCGTAATTAAACTCATTTTAAGCAAAAGGATTCTAGGGCTAGAGTTTGCGtggatttcttttttagaaagtgttggagaagaaaataattattGTAAGGCACAAgcttttagttcttttttttttgttaataattgtaattaatgaaaaattatggaaaattacatatttaatttagAATTACTTTGCTCTATGACCAAGTTGCTATCTTTTCCAATTTGAACATTTAGATTGCTTATTTCCGTGATTACGACTGGCCTTTAATCGAAGAATCTGATGCATTTTGCCGACTGTATTTATGAGAATTCGTGGCGAAGTTTAATATCATCTGGGGGTGAAAAATTCTCACCAATAAATTGCTTGCTTATGAAGTTTCTGTCTTTGCTTATGAAGtttaatgttgattttttttttttttaaattcttctaATTTATTTGCGCGGAATACTATCTTTGTAGCATTGCGTCCATAGTTGATCAAGGAAACAAGGCATTTGAGAAGGTCTCATCATGAGCTCCCAGTATGAAAATGGGGGATTTGGCTATTCAAATGGGGCTCATGGTGAATATGTCGAACAACTGGAAAGTTTCAGGGTTATGGCCGAAGGTAACCAAGTTATATACTCCCTTTCTCTCCATATTTATTTGCACATAACTTAGTCGCATTTTATATTCCTCTTTGTCCTTATTTTACATTTGTTATATAGGTAACCAGCAGTCTTCTCTGGTGGAGTGGATAAATGGTATGCTTCCTCATTTAAGTTTACCATTGGAAGCTTCTGAGGAGGATCTGAGAGCATGCTTGATTGATGGCACTGTTTTATGCAGTGTGTTGAACGAGCTTAGTCCTGGTTTGATAGAAATGGTAGGATTACCTTCTGTGTTGTTTGTTTATAACCTGTTTGGATATTTTATCATATTGAGGTTTCtgactcttttttttgggttctgtTTCTAAGTCTTACTgctccattttaatttttttttctttaaaaatgcTTCCTACTTAGAGAGGCAATTTGGAGCCCGTTCTCCTAAATGTCCAAAAGTTCTTGGCAGCTATCAATGAAATAGGATTGCCTGGATTTGAACTATCAGATCTAGAGCAGGTACGTTTTTTAGTATTGCAATATAGAATCCTTATTTCATTGCACTAGTCAGTCATTTAATTTGGTTTCACTGAAATTGACAACAATGACTTGGCCTTGGGTCTGTTACATTAGGCCTTGACCTTAGGTCACTATATGTATTGACCCATCAGCCCTAAAGAAATACTAAAAATGTATTGGTCTATGAAAGCAGCTCTTAGAGCCTTAGTTCAAttcttttttgctgaattgTTTTAACTTGAATTGACTTGCAGCTCTATGTGgttttgctaaaattaaaactctgggtcttttttttattgcttccaacttttaaattttctcaTACTCATTTTAGTCGATGGTATGAGATTTTGCAGGGATCTATGGTGCCAGTTCTTCAGTGCCTTAATAATCTTAGAGTGCATTTTAATTCTAATGCTGGGGGAGAGAACGTGCAAAATCATTTGAGAAGAAGATGGGATCTATCAGAGGTAGGCTCTTTAGAGGGAATTGGTTCCCAAGGGGATGTAATACATGGACAACACTTGGTTAAAAATGGAGGGGATTGGCAAAGAGATTCTGTTGATGCCAAATTTCAACATTCTTTTCCTGGTACTTCAGGTATGCTTATTGCTATCTTGATTGACAGGGTATGTGTGGATGATGCCTAGATTGTGGTGAATGTATGTGTAAATTCATATAGACAATGTGTTGAGATCATGAATGCAGTAAGTATGTGATGTAGCACAAGTTGTTTGGGGGAATTGGCCTTAGGGCAGTGGTGGGCAGCCTTACCTAATGAGTGACTAGATGTTCATTGCAATGGACTTCAAGAAGCGTGGATTACAATAGGGGTATGAATTGGGGGCAGTGGAGCGTTAGCATTGCAATTCATTATCTTGGACACAAGAAGCAACCActgaaagggggggggggggggggacacaTATCTCATTCTGCctgccaaaaaaaatgttgtttgtaGTGTTCTTATTGTTGATTTTGCTTATTGCTTATTTTATCATgctttttccccccttttgCTTGTAGAGTTGTCAGATGCTTTACTACAGCATCTTGGCTCTAAGTTTCATGAGGTGTTGCAATTAAAGCAAGGATGTTTTGCTGATTCTTCTGATGCCAAAATTTTGGAGATGATCAAGTCAAACAGTTTGGATGTAAGttgctccccccccccccccctcctcttatcattattattttttgcttcTGTTGTTCAATTGTAAGTATGCTGTTCTTATGTTTTATTGCCATTCTATTGTGCAGAATACATCAACTCAATCACTTTTCAACATAGTGAATAAGATTCTAGATGATAGCATGCAAAGAAAGAATGGGGATGTACCTAATGTATGGCAGTAAGAGGATGCAAGGATGCTATATAACTAAAGCATGCatgaacttatttttctatgattatttttctttatttttttccattttgtatCTCTCACTGGTGtttttcctccattttccaGTGTGTGGCATGGCTGTTGAGAAAAGTTGTGCAAGTGATTGAGCAGCGAATTTCAACCCAAGcagaaaacttaaaaattgtaaaatactttatggatttattttttgcttagtaagaatatatatatatatatatatatatatatatatatatatattttttatattgctcATGAGTAAAAAGTGTTTGTATTGTTTTATGCTTGCAGCAAAACAAACTTTTTAAGGCTCGTGAGGAGAAATATCAATCAAAAATTAGAGTACTTGAAACCCTTTCGATAGGAGCCGCTGAAGAATTTGAGGTGGTTTTAGTTTGAGGTGTATGCACTTTATTTCATTTCACCCAATTGATTTTTAActgttgtttttgtttcctATAGGTTGTAATGGACCAATTTCAACAGATAAAGGTGCATTTCTGTTCTTAGTCCTCTCCTTATATTCAAAGATGATGAAACATATTTCTTTTGTTGATCCTTGAGTTTGATGGCCGTGTTATATTATGAGCATTCCAAAGTATTTCATATGACATCCTCACCTCTTTTGTATCTAatgtttttttgataggtaaccTATTTTGTATCTAATGTTCTCTAATACATATTagatatctttaaatttttagtaattCATAACTTATTTCCACTTAGGAACTTTTTTTTAGCTGTGCCACTTATTTTGAAGAGTTCTTGATCTACAAGTACTTATAATTAGCTGTACAAGTTGATAATAATGTATGACAAAATTGTATtgttttaagtgaaaaaaaatctCAAGTTTATTATTTCCACTCTTTTGAAGGAAGTAATCATATTAAGATTAATTATTATGAAGcaaatatgtcaaatttttgtcATTTCGACATCGTTTGCAATTCTATGTTGTATGTGTATCCACCATGTAAGtttatattacatatttaatgaAGTGTTGGTGATAAGTAGGTCTTGGTTGAAATTTGCTCAGTCTGTTTTGCCTTATTAGTGGTAATGAAGATTGTATGTGAATTTATACGTCTTAGAtcttattattagtatttaattTGTACAAAAAGGAAGAACCACTACAACAAGAAGATACCATTGGTTATTTTGTTAGTGACTTTACATTTTGGATTTTGCAGATTGAGAAGGccaaaacagaaaataaaaagaaacttgAAGAGCATGATATGATAGAATTAAGGAAACAGAAGGATCATTGTGATATCGAGATTATGAAACTAAAACAAGAACTAGAAGTGGCCAAAAGGACTCATGAAGATCATTGCGTGCAATTAGAAACAACTGCTAAGGAAGCTAAAGTTGAGTTGGAGAATCAGTTAAAAGAATATGAGTGCCTTTTATCAGATTCTAGGAAGAAGGTGGAAGAACTTGAGAAGTTTTCTGAATCTAAATTGCGaagattgaaaaagaaagagcgAACCTACAAGAGCTTTATAGATAATCATTTTGGAGCTTTGCAGGTTTACCTTAGTACACatggatttaatttcatttctTGTATTTAGCGATCCTGAAACACAACTTTATGATTTTGTTTAGGAATCGAGGGCAACTTTAGAGTCCATAAAACATGAAGTCTTGAAGACAAAAAGAGGTTATGCAGAGGAATTCAGATACTTGGGTAGGATTGATGATTCACAGTTTGTTTATTTACTACTTTGACATTTGTTTATTTACTACTTGGGCATTTTCTCATGACGTCCTTTTTTTCTTGAATAGGATCTAAACTTGAAGGACTAGCAGATGCAGCTCAAAATTACCATGCAGTTCTAGCAGAAAACCGTAGGCTATATAACGAGGTTCAGGATCTAAAAGGTACATCACTTAGTATGGTTTTGCCcccttttttttagtataattcTTTATTGAAGAATAAAAACACTTTATGTTCACGATGGAAATGGTTATGCTATCGTATGAGTGTTTGAGCTcgttctttctctctctgttatGTAGGAAATATTAGAGTATATTGTCGAATAAGACCATTCCTTCCTGGACAAAGTAAGAAGCATACCACCATTGAATATATTGGTGAAAATGGTGAATTAGTCATTATGAATCCATCTAAAGGAAAAGACAGCCGTAGGATGTTCAAGTTTAACAAGGTTTTTCATCCAACTTCTACACAAGGTATTAATTTCTAAATGAATGATGTTTACCTTTTTCATCACTTTTTGCTCTAACTGCTACATTCCTTTGTTAGTGAGTGAATATTgattttctaattattatttgtttatatactATATGTTGATAGAGGAGGTCTTTATGGATACTCAACCGTTGATTCGATCAGTCCTTGACGGATACAATGTTTGCATATTTGCTTATGGACAAACTGGCTCAGGAAAGACTTATACAATGGTATCCAAATCTTTGatattgtattatttttaactttttttttatggtcaaAAGTTGTTCCTTACGCctttatcttgtttcttttagAGTGGGCCTAGTGTATCATCAAAGGAGGATTGGGGTGTCAACTATCGGGCCTTAAATGATCTTTTCCAGATCTCCCAAAGCAGGAAAAGCTCCATTGCATATGAAGTTGGAGTTCAAATGGTTGAGATTTATAATGAACAAGTCCGTGATCTACTCTCAAGTGATGGTCCTCAAAAAAGatatcctttaattttttttcttttatggttttcctttttctttttttgggatttcATTCTTAATTATAAGTTTCTCTATTTGATTAGTAAATTTGAGTGCTCTTAGTTGCTTCTATTCACCTTATTATGTTATTGAAAAGGTTTTTGTTTCCTTTGACTTGCACACACTTGGGATTTGGAGCACTACCCAACCGAATGGGTTAGCTGTCCCTGATGCTAGCATGCACTCTGTTCAATCTACTTCAGATGTCTTAGAGTTTATGCATATCGGGTTAAT
Coding sequences within:
- the LOC142613371 gene encoding kinesin-like protein KIN-14J isoform X1, which gives rise to MSSQYENGGFGYSNGAHGEYVEQLESFRVMAEGNQQSSLVEWINGMLPHLSLPLEASEEDLRACLIDGTVLCSVLNELSPGLIEMRGNLEPVLLNVQKFLAAINEIGLPGFELSDLEQGSMVPVLQCLNNLRVHFNSNAGGENVQNHLRRRWDLSEVGSLEGIGSQGDVIHGQHLVKNGGDWQRDSVDAKFQHSFPGTSELSDALLQHLGSKFHEVLQLKQGCFADSSDAKILEMIKSNSLDNTSTQSLFNIVNKILDDSMQRKNGDVPNCVAWLLRKVVQVIEQRISTQAENLKIQNKLFKAREEKYQSKIRVLETLSIGAAEEFEVVMDQFQQIKIEKAKTENKKKLEEHDMIELRKQKDHCDIEIMKLKQELEVAKRTHEDHCVQLETTAKEAKVELENQLKEYECLLSDSRKKVEELEKFSESKLRRLKKKERTYKSFIDNHFGALQESRATLESIKHEVLKTKRGYAEEFRYLGSKLEGLADAAQNYHAVLAENRRLYNEVQDLKGNIRVYCRIRPFLPGQSKKHTTIEYIGENGELVIMNPSKGKDSRRMFKFNKVFHPTSTQEEVFMDTQPLIRSVLDGYNVCIFAYGQTGSGKTYTMSGPSVSSKEDWGVNYRALNDLFQISQSRKSSIAYEVGVQMVEIYNEQVRDLLSSDGPQKRLGIWSTTQPNGLAVPDASMHSVQSTSDVLEFMHIGLMNRAVGATALNERSSRSHSVLTVHVRGTDLETNAVLRGSLHLVDLAGSERVDRSEATGDRLREAQHINKSLSALGDVIFALAQKSSHVPYRNSKLTQVLQSSLGGQAKTLMFVQLNPDTDSYSETISTLKFAERVSGVELGAARSNKEGRDVRELMEQVASLKDIVAKKDEEIDRLQLSKANVNGVKHGMISLRYGSLSPRRASIGDIQHSQRLSEGKGSRRIEKAASDIDNGSEYSDKHSEAGSQQSLDEFRHQKELSTQSRLFGGDVDQQFSEDIELLGFGNADSDERLSDISDGGLSMGTETDGSISSVVEYTLFPEVAKSAESTPPESIPAEKTPVQKTEKSPLLEPRPTLPSKLPKPPQKLGQAKSSRLSLTTKSTLKVSSSARKSFAGSSSVSKTPKRWQ
- the LOC142613371 gene encoding kinesin-like protein KIN-14J isoform X2: MSSQYENGGFGYSNGAHGEYVEQLESFRVMAEGNQQSSLVEWINGMLPHLSLPLEASEEDLRACLIDGTVLCSVLNELSPGLIEMGSMVPVLQCLNNLRVHFNSNAGGENVQNHLRRRWDLSEVGSLEGIGSQGDVIHGQHLVKNGGDWQRDSVDAKFQHSFPGTSELSDALLQHLGSKFHEVLQLKQGCFADSSDAKILEMIKSNSLDNTSTQSLFNIVNKILDDSMQRKNGDVPNCVAWLLRKVVQVIEQRISTQAENLKIQNKLFKAREEKYQSKIRVLETLSIGAAEEFEVVMDQFQQIKIEKAKTENKKKLEEHDMIELRKQKDHCDIEIMKLKQELEVAKRTHEDHCVQLETTAKEAKVELENQLKEYECLLSDSRKKVEELEKFSESKLRRLKKKERTYKSFIDNHFGALQESRATLESIKHEVLKTKRGYAEEFRYLGSKLEGLADAAQNYHAVLAENRRLYNEVQDLKGNIRVYCRIRPFLPGQSKKHTTIEYIGENGELVIMNPSKGKDSRRMFKFNKVFHPTSTQEEVFMDTQPLIRSVLDGYNVCIFAYGQTGSGKTYTMSGPSVSSKEDWGVNYRALNDLFQISQSRKSSIAYEVGVQMVEIYNEQVRDLLSSDGPQKRLGIWSTTQPNGLAVPDASMHSVQSTSDVLEFMHIGLMNRAVGATALNERSSRSHSVLTVHVRGTDLETNAVLRGSLHLVDLAGSERVDRSEATGDRLREAQHINKSLSALGDVIFALAQKSSHVPYRNSKLTQVLQSSLGGQAKTLMFVQLNPDTDSYSETISTLKFAERVSGVELGAARSNKEGRDVRELMEQVASLKDIVAKKDEEIDRLQLSKANVNGVKHGMISLRYGSLSPRRASIGDIQHSQRLSEGKGSRRIEKAASDIDNGSEYSDKHSEAGSQQSLDEFRHQKELSTQSRLFGGDVDQQFSEDIELLGFGNADSDERLSDISDGGLSMGTETDGSISSVVEYTLFPEVAKSAESTPPESIPAEKTPVQKTEKSPLLEPRPTLPSKLPKPPQKLGQAKSSRLSLTTKSTLKVSSSARKSFAGSSSVSKTPKRWQ